Within the Syntrophus gentianae genome, the region CCCCGGCTCGCCGGTGATCAGGGCAAACCCTCCCTGAGTCACCAGGGCCTGGATTCGGTGTTCAAAGATGTCCGCTCCGGGCAGCACCCACAGGGCTTCGGGAGGCAGGCTGGAGAGGAAGGGATTGTATTTCAGTCCGTAGAGCGCGCGAAGGTGGTTGTCATTCATAGATCGGTTTCCTCCTTGAGCAGATAAGACGGGGGAAGCCCGGTGGCAGCGTAGTCGGCCAGCCATTTTTGCAGGAGGGCCGGCAGCGGTTTGTTTTTCAGATCCGCGTTGTCTATGACGGAAGAATCGATGGTTCGCCGCAAGCCGGAAGCATTCTTCGTTTTGTCCTGGGGGAGAAGGCGCACTAGCGGTCCCCCGGTTTTAGGATCGACGAGCGTCATCCGGCTTTTGTCCCAGCCAGGCGAGCGCAGCGTGACGGTGCGCAGGTGAGCAAATCGCGACGGCAGTTCGTAACGTATTCCGTCGACCACAACGGTTGCGTCGCTGCGGCGTGGGGTGCGGATAAGCTGACGGGTGAAGGCCAGATGCAGGGTTTCTGCATCGGGGGACGGACGGCCCACATCGGGGCCACGCAGCATTCGTTCCAGAGGCGTAACGCCGATTTCACGATGGATGCGGCGGTGATAATCCTGCTCGGCCCAGGCCTGTCCGGCCTGGTTGAGGAAAGCCAGGCTGACGTTTTTCATGCCCCGGAACATGGCGATCAGGCGTTCTTCCAGTTGTCCCCAGAAGACTTCCTGTTTGCCGTTCTGATAGGGCGAGTAGGGTAAGGTGGTCTCATGGATAACGCCCAGGCGTGCGAGTCCCTGTCTTGTTTCCTCGGCGATCATGGCCGATCCGTTGTCCGTCATCAGTGCCCGGGGCAGTCCGCGTTTCATGATGGCCTGGGTAAGCCCGTGAACCAGACACTCGGCGGTTTCGGCCAGATAGAACTGCATATGGCAGCAAAGCCGCGAGTAATCGTCGAGGATGGCAAGCGCCATGGGCCAGTGCCACTTTCCCGATTCATCGACCAGACGGATTCTGGCATGATGAAAATCCAGATGCCAGAGGGCATGGAGGTGTGAAGCCTCGTAACTTCGCACTTCCCGCTGTTCCAGACGTTGTGCCGCCTGGAGCTGGCCTGGCGTGGGCTGCAGGGGAACCCTGCTTCGCATCCAGCCATTGTCCCGCATGCAGCGCAGCACCGTCTTGTAACTGGGCAGTGGGAGCAGTTGCTTTTGTCGCTCGGCCAGCGCAACGAGATTGTCGAAATGGAGTTGCACGCTCCAGCCTGGATAATTTTTGTGCTGAGAGGCAATAAGCGCTTTGAGTTCCTCGCTTATCGACCACCTCTGACCGGCGTCGGAGCGGATTTT harbors:
- a CDS encoding DDE-type integrase/transposase/recombinase; this translates as MSVPKMPRWQQWAQFRFAVIGGLLSRPMENGQLQKELEVLAGKSYQHPIDPEKSIRLGFSTIERWYYQARNKPDPIAALGRKIRSDAGQRWSISEELKALIASQHKNYPGWSVQLHFDNLVALAERQKQLLPLPSYKTVLRCMRDNGWMRSRVPLQPTPGQLQAAQRLEQREVRSYEASHLHALWHLDFHHARIRLVDESGKWHWPMALAILDDYSRLCCHMQFYLAETAECLVHGLTQAIMKRGLPRALMTDNGSAMIAEETRQGLARLGVIHETTLPYSPYQNGKQEVFWGQLEERLIAMFRGMKNVSLAFLNQAGQAWAEQDYHRRIHREIGVTPLERMLRGPDVGRPSPDAETLHLAFTRQLIRTPRRSDATVVVDGIRYELPSRFAHLRTVTLRSPGWDKSRMTLVDPKTGGPLVRLLPQDKTKNASGLRRTIDSSVIDNADLKNKPLPALLQKWLADYAATGLPPSYLLKEETDL